The DNA window CCCGCTTTCGCACCCCTCTGGTTCAGAAAGGAAGAAGTGAGGACCATGAAGAAGCTTGCCCTCGGAGTCCTGTTCTCCGCGCTCGTGGCGCTGGTCGCCGCGCCCGCGTCCGCCGAGCTCGCGCTGCCCGCCGCCAGCCCCGCCGCCAAGGCGTCTCAAGAGGTGGGTGTCACCACCATCTCCATCGACTATTCCAGCCCGGCCGTGAAGGGCCGCAAGATTTGGGGAGACCTGGTCCCCTGGGACAAGACGTGGCGCTCCGGTGCCAACGCTGCCACCAAGATTACCTTCAGCAACGACGTGACGTTCGGCGGCAAGCCCGTGCCCGCGGGCACGTACTCCATCGTCACGCTGCCCTCGCAGAAGGGCTGGAAGGTGATGCTGAACAAGGAGCTGGGCCTGTTCTCCACGCCGGCGCAGTACTCCGCGGCGAATGACGTGGCCACCGTCGCGGGCACCACGACCGCGATTCCCAGCCGCGAGCGCCTGACGTACATCTTCTCCAACACCACCGACGACGGCACCACGCTGGACCTGGAGTGGGAGAAG is part of the Myxococcus landrumus genome and encodes:
- a CDS encoding DUF2911 domain-containing protein, giving the protein MKKLALGVLFSALVALVAAPASAELALPAASPAAKASQEVGVTTISIDYSSPAVKGRKIWGDLVPWDKTWRSGANAATKITFSNDVTFGGKPVPAGTYSIVTLPSQKGWKVMLNKELGLFSTPAQYSAANDVATVAGTTTAIPSRERLTYIFSNTTDDGTTLDLEWEKLRVSVAIKVDTAKLAAANIAQSVRATASEHAQAARYIAETSKDYAAALKHADASVAINSNWFNQWIRAEILAKSGKYAEARQAAQIAWDLGQKDANFFYKNQVQQALADWKNK